A window of Tautonia plasticadhaerens contains these coding sequences:
- a CDS encoding lysophospholipid acyltransferase family protein, translating into MKIQHPLLFSAVGSAGAWAIRRLVGSNRFHFRYEDPMANPEVARRLGTRYIYAFFHEVMLFPAYYWAWPEMQILISDHRDGEYITRVVKKLGFGVVRGSTTRGGARALKEMIARIDRGHLCVTPDGPRGPRRHVHQGMIYLSAKTGWPIVGAGMAFRRPWRAKSWDRFAVPGPGRPACCVVPPPVAVPADVDREGIEHYRREVELRMNRATDEAEAWVEHL; encoded by the coding sequence ATGAAGATCCAGCATCCCTTGCTGTTCTCGGCGGTCGGCAGCGCCGGGGCGTGGGCGATCCGTCGCCTGGTCGGCTCGAACCGGTTCCACTTCCGGTACGAGGACCCGATGGCCAACCCGGAGGTCGCCCGGCGGCTGGGCACCCGCTACATCTACGCCTTCTTCCACGAGGTCATGCTCTTCCCGGCCTACTACTGGGCCTGGCCGGAGATGCAGATCCTCATCAGCGACCACCGGGACGGCGAGTACATCACGCGGGTCGTCAAGAAACTGGGCTTCGGCGTCGTCCGGGGGTCGACCACCCGGGGGGGGGCCCGGGCGCTGAAGGAGATGATCGCCCGGATCGACCGGGGCCACCTCTGCGTCACCCCCGACGGCCCCCGGGGGCCCCGCCGGCACGTCCACCAGGGGATGATCTACCTCTCGGCCAAAACCGGCTGGCCGATCGTCGGCGCCGGGATGGCCTTCCGCCGCCCCTGGCGGGCGAAGAGCTGGGACCGCTTCGCCGTCCCCGGCCCGGGACGCCCGGCCTGCTGCGTCGTCCCCCCCCCGGTGGCCGTCCCCGCCGACGTCGACCGCGAGGGCATCGAGCACTACCGCCGGGAAGTCGAACTGCGGATGAACCGGGCCACCGACGAGGCCGAGGCCTGGGTCGAGCACCTCTGA
- the trmB gene encoding tRNA (guanosine(46)-N7)-methyltransferase TrmB — protein sequence MPRRRSLVDTTGTFSLLDDLTPPLRWPEFFGDDRPVELEVGPGKGVFLAHAGAEQPGTNFVGVELAKKYAIISAARAVKAGLDNVRVVAGDAQKFLDDFVPDRSVEILHVYFPDPWWKKRHRKRRVVNARFVDRASKVVKLGGELRVMTDVEEYFREILDLLTPHPAFEPIDESRVESGDAWQLQTNFANKFRIEGRPFFGERYRVLEP from the coding sequence ATGCCCCGACGCCGATCCCTCGTCGACACGACGGGGACGTTCTCCCTGCTGGACGACCTGACCCCCCCGCTGCGCTGGCCCGAGTTCTTCGGCGACGACCGCCCCGTCGAGCTGGAGGTCGGCCCCGGCAAGGGCGTCTTCCTCGCCCACGCCGGGGCCGAGCAGCCGGGGACCAACTTCGTCGGCGTCGAGCTGGCGAAGAAATACGCGATCATCTCGGCGGCGAGGGCCGTCAAGGCGGGGCTCGACAACGTCCGGGTCGTGGCCGGCGACGCCCAGAAGTTCCTCGACGACTTCGTGCCCGACCGCTCGGTCGAGATCCTGCACGTCTACTTCCCCGACCCCTGGTGGAAGAAGCGGCACCGCAAGCGCCGGGTCGTCAACGCCCGGTTCGTCGACCGCGCCTCGAAGGTCGTCAAGCTCGGCGGCGAGCTGCGGGTGATGACCGACGTGGAGGAGTACTTCCGCGAGATCCTCGACCTGCTGACCCCCCACCCCGCCTTCGAGCCCATCGACGAGTCCCGCGTCGAATCCGGCGACGCCTGGCAACTCCAGACCAACTTCGCCAACAAGTTCCGCATCGAGGGCCGCCCCTTCTTCGGCGAGCGCTACCGCGTCCTGGAGCCCTGA
- a CDS encoding 3-dehydroquinate synthase, producing the protein MTNPSDPLDRLDQPFSAPFVHRLRFTRDVLGADSETLAELLEPSGDRPARVQFWVDGHVLDARPGLLADLRAFTERLSGRIRPVGDPVVVPGGEAIKNDTQGLEGMLRSFNEADLDRRSYVVVVGGGAVLDAVGFAAAIAHRGIRLVRLPTTTLAQADSGVGVKNAVNLFGKKNWLGAFAVPWAVVNDEALLETLPDRDYVSGFSEAVKVSLLKDPIAFDRIARTARRIARRDPEAVRPVIRDSVRMHLDHITRGGDPFEALEARPLDFGHWSAHKLEPLSGFALRHGEAVAIGVAIDTVYSSLVLGLDPGVADRVVRCLADLNLPLDDPSLDDTDHLFLGLEEFRQHLGGRLTLTMVPAVGRPVEVHEVDYEAMTRAIARVRTLARRLGTPRVPRLDPPPHPGGCARPSEEARLGLDRPGSVLWSGR; encoded by the coding sequence ATGACGAACCCGTCCGACCCCCTCGATCGGCTCGACCAGCCGTTCTCGGCCCCCTTCGTCCATCGCCTCCGCTTCACCCGGGACGTGCTGGGGGCCGACTCCGAGACGCTGGCCGAGCTGCTCGAACCCTCCGGGGACCGCCCGGCCCGGGTCCAGTTCTGGGTCGACGGCCACGTCCTCGACGCCCGCCCCGGCCTGCTCGCCGACCTCCGGGCGTTCACCGAGCGCCTCTCCGGCCGGATCCGGCCCGTCGGCGACCCGGTCGTCGTCCCCGGCGGCGAGGCGATCAAGAACGACACCCAGGGCCTGGAGGGGATGCTGCGGTCCTTCAACGAGGCCGACCTCGACCGCCGCAGCTACGTCGTCGTCGTCGGCGGGGGGGCGGTGCTGGACGCCGTCGGCTTCGCGGCGGCGATCGCCCACCGGGGCATCCGCCTCGTCCGGCTGCCGACGACCACGCTGGCCCAGGCCGACTCCGGGGTCGGGGTCAAGAACGCGGTCAACCTCTTCGGCAAGAAGAACTGGCTCGGCGCCTTCGCCGTCCCCTGGGCGGTGGTCAACGACGAGGCCCTGCTCGAGACCCTGCCCGACCGCGACTACGTCTCCGGCTTCTCCGAGGCGGTCAAGGTCTCGCTCCTGAAGGACCCGATCGCCTTCGACCGGATCGCCCGCACCGCCCGCCGGATCGCCCGGCGCGACCCCGAGGCCGTCCGCCCCGTCATCCGGGACTCGGTCCGGATGCACCTGGACCACATCACCCGGGGCGGCGACCCCTTCGAGGCCCTGGAGGCCCGCCCCCTGGACTTCGGCCACTGGTCGGCCCACAAGCTGGAGCCGCTCAGCGGCTTCGCCCTGCGGCACGGCGAGGCCGTCGCCATCGGCGTGGCCATCGACACCGTCTATTCCTCCCTCGTGCTCGGCCTCGATCCGGGCGTCGCCGACCGGGTCGTCCGCTGCCTGGCCGACCTGAACCTGCCGCTGGACGACCCTTCGCTGGACGACACCGACCACCTCTTCCTCGGCCTGGAGGAGTTCCGGCAGCACCTCGGCGGCCGGCTCACCCTGACGATGGTCCCCGCCGTCGGCCGGCCGGTCGAGGTCCACGAGGTCGACTACGAGGCCATGACCCGGGCGATCGCCCGGGTCCGCACCCTGGCCCGACGGCTCGGCACCCCCCGGGTCCCCCGCCTCGACCCCCCGCCGCACCCCGGCGGCTGCGCCCGGCCCTCGGAGGAGGCCCGGCTCGGGCTCGACCGCCCCGGGTCGGTGCTCTGGTCGGGCCGCTGA
- a CDS encoding glucosamine-6-phosphate deaminase codes for MPDPARTLESHGAPVLIFDDRSLACLAAADRIAATIRAATDARGKAVLGLATGGTPIPVYERLVGLHEADGLSLAGVTSFNLDEYYPMSPLDPRSYRSYMHRHLFSKVDLAPNRAHLPDGTVPESALEAYGEAYDRWIAAEGGLDLQLLGLGRNGHVGFNEPDGMAVDRALDLPTRPVSLHPTTIADAAKDFGGEEHVPRRALTMGTASILAARSILVLAFGLNKAEAVARSLSGPITAEVPGSLLRSAGDRVTWLLDPEAASDLR; via the coding sequence ATGCCCGACCCCGCCCGCACCCTCGAATCCCACGGCGCCCCGGTCCTGATCTTCGACGACCGCTCCCTCGCCTGCCTGGCCGCGGCCGATCGGATCGCGGCGACGATCCGAGCGGCGACCGACGCCCGGGGCAAGGCCGTGCTCGGCCTGGCGACCGGCGGAACGCCGATCCCGGTCTACGAACGGCTGGTCGGGCTGCACGAGGCCGACGGCCTCTCCCTCGCCGGGGTGACCAGCTTCAACCTCGACGAATACTACCCCATGTCCCCCCTCGACCCGCGGAGCTACCGGTCCTACATGCACCGGCACCTGTTCTCGAAGGTCGACCTGGCGCCGAACCGGGCCCACCTGCCCGACGGCACCGTGCCCGAGTCGGCCCTGGAGGCCTACGGCGAGGCGTACGACCGCTGGATCGCCGCCGAAGGGGGCCTGGACCTGCAACTGCTCGGCCTCGGCCGCAACGGCCACGTCGGCTTCAACGAGCCCGACGGGATGGCCGTCGACCGCGCCCTCGATTTGCCCACCCGGCCCGTCTCCCTGCACCCGACGACCATCGCCGACGCGGCGAAGGACTTCGGCGGCGAGGAGCACGTCCCCCGCAGGGCGCTGACGATGGGCACGGCCTCGATCCTGGCCGCGCGGTCGATCCTCGTCCTCGCCTTCGGCTTGAACAAGGCCGAGGCCGTGGCCCGGTCCCTCTCCGGGCCGATCACCGCCGAGGTCCCCGGCTCGCTGCTCCGATCGGCCGGCGACCGGGTCACCTGGCTGCTCGACCCCGAGGCCGCCTCCGACCTCCGCTGA
- a CDS encoding Uma2 family endonuclease, with the protein MSTASPIAADLRPDDPEPFTEVVDGQLVELPPMGTESVWVVSRIQFRIAAFADEQTPGSVVSEMLFTLRKSPLLRRRPDVAFVSAGRWPLDRPIPRDNGWEVVPDLAVEVVSPTDPIEDVMDRVLDFLAAGSTRVWLVLPKPRQVYVYDSPTSIRVLGLDDELDAEPVLPGFRCPVASIFPPMAGPPA; encoded by the coding sequence ATGTCGACCGCCTCGCCGATCGCCGCCGATCTCCGGCCCGACGACCCCGAGCCCTTCACCGAGGTCGTCGACGGCCAACTCGTGGAGCTGCCCCCCATGGGGACCGAATCCGTCTGGGTCGTGTCTCGGATCCAGTTCCGAATCGCCGCATTCGCCGACGAGCAGACTCCCGGCTCGGTCGTGAGCGAGATGCTCTTCACGCTGCGGAAATCCCCCCTGCTCCGCCGCCGCCCCGACGTCGCCTTCGTCTCGGCCGGGCGATGGCCGCTCGACCGGCCGATCCCCCGGGACAACGGCTGGGAGGTGGTGCCCGACCTCGCCGTCGAGGTCGTCAGCCCGACCGACCCGATCGAGGACGTGATGGACCGGGTCCTCGACTTCCTGGCCGCCGGGTCGACCCGGGTCTGGCTCGTCCTGCCGAAGCCCCGGCAGGTCTACGTCTACGACAGCCCGACGTCGATCCGGGTGCTCGGGCTCGACGACGAGCTGGACGCCGAGCCGGTCTTGCCGGGGTTCCGGTGCCCGGTCGCCTCGATCTTCCCGCCGATGGCGGGGCCCCCGGCCTGA
- a CDS encoding PIG-L deacetylase family protein, with protein sequence MQPDPHLSDNCTRWKPVYEDLLRIVLASGAHGQLVDLREPLRRVVKSDRPLVMMCPHPDDGAITAACLLHEFAVERGLPVIEVLVFAGERNVDAPWLNNQKKVTVREKEFRLECDVLGAEPVCWDLDAYRSPGYRPTAADLDKIVGWFDQRKPGALIIPPATDAHMAHRMTRCFAAIGLIGAGLSDALVLSGWTPWGPLPQPNAFFTYDEQAERTKEWAINCHASQVKLTDYTEFCNHLGRAYAALTREWSEGHRIAGGRSPRADEHAAGVELFRIEAFDPSRADLMASDPIQVALGILGGHLDPESVREVLPATA encoded by the coding sequence ATGCAACCCGATCCCCACCTGTCCGACAACTGCACCCGCTGGAAGCCCGTCTACGAGGACCTGCTCCGCATCGTCCTCGCCAGCGGGGCGCACGGCCAGCTCGTCGACCTCCGGGAGCCGCTCCGGCGCGTGGTCAAGTCCGACCGCCCGCTGGTGATGATGTGCCCGCACCCCGACGACGGGGCCATCACCGCCGCCTGCCTGCTCCACGAGTTCGCCGTCGAACGCGGCCTCCCGGTCATCGAGGTCCTGGTCTTCGCCGGGGAGCGCAACGTCGACGCCCCCTGGCTGAACAACCAGAAGAAGGTCACGGTCCGCGAGAAGGAGTTCCGCCTGGAGTGCGACGTGCTCGGCGCCGAGCCCGTCTGCTGGGACCTGGACGCCTACCGGTCCCCCGGCTACCGCCCCACCGCCGCCGACCTCGACAAGATCGTCGGCTGGTTCGACCAGCGCAAGCCGGGGGCCCTGATCATCCCCCCGGCCACCGACGCCCACATGGCCCACCGGATGACCCGGTGCTTCGCCGCCATCGGCCTGATCGGCGCCGGGCTGTCCGACGCGCTGGTCCTCAGCGGCTGGACCCCCTGGGGCCCGCTCCCCCAACCCAACGCCTTCTTCACCTACGACGAGCAGGCTGAGCGCACCAAGGAGTGGGCGATCAACTGCCACGCCTCCCAGGTGAAGCTGACCGATTACACCGAGTTCTGCAACCACCTCGGCCGCGCCTACGCCGCCCTGACCCGGGAGTGGTCCGAGGGCCACCGGATCGCCGGCGGCCGCTCCCCCCGGGCCGACGAGCACGCCGCCGGCGTCGAGCTGTTCCGGATCGAGGCCTTCGACCCCTCGCGGGCGGACCTGATGGCCAGCGACCCCATCCAGGTCGCCCTCGGCATCCTCGGCGGCCACCTCGACCCGGAGAGCGTCCGGGAGGTCCTCCCGGCGACGGCCTGA
- a CDS encoding ISAs1 family transposase: MEAQPPLMELLQDIPDPRRRRGTRHPLPALLALAVVAMLAGMAGYEAIVQHGKQRGWDFLQQLGFTTRKGLCKATYSRVFRRIDAADFEARVAGWIRGRLGPDEAAEHIALDGKAARGSRDGAAPGAHLVAAYAPRARAVLARLRVDAKTNEHKAALELLGVLPLSGTVVTADAMFTRRDVCQAIVARGGDYVLPVKENQPTLARAIEAAFAGPPPGLSPPAGRPS, encoded by the coding sequence ATGGAAGCCCAGCCCCCGCTGATGGAACTCCTTCAGGACATCCCTGATCCGCGTCGGCGCCGGGGCACGCGTCATCCGCTGCCCGCCCTGCTCGCCCTGGCCGTCGTCGCCATGCTCGCCGGCATGGCCGGCTACGAGGCCATCGTCCAGCACGGCAAGCAACGCGGCTGGGACTTCCTGCAGCAGCTCGGCTTCACCACCCGCAAGGGCCTCTGCAAGGCCACCTACTCGCGCGTCTTCCGCCGCATCGACGCGGCCGACTTCGAGGCCCGGGTCGCCGGCTGGATCCGCGGCCGGCTGGGGCCCGACGAGGCGGCCGAGCACATCGCCCTGGACGGCAAGGCCGCCCGGGGCAGCCGCGACGGGGCGGCCCCCGGGGCCCACCTGGTCGCCGCCTACGCCCCGCGGGCCCGGGCGGTGCTGGCCCGGTTGCGGGTCGACGCCAAGACCAACGAGCACAAGGCCGCCCTGGAGCTGCTGGGGGTGCTGCCGCTGTCCGGCACGGTCGTCACCGCCGACGCGATGTTCACGCGCCGCGACGTCTGTCAGGCGATCGTGGCGCGGGGCGGCGACTACGTCCTGCCGGTCAAGGAGAACCAGCCGACGCTGGCCCGCGCCATCGAGGCCGCCTTCGCCGGGCCCCCGCCCGGGCTTTCCCCCCCGGCAGGCCGCCCGTCGTGA
- a CDS encoding GIY-YIG nuclease family protein yields the protein MLKKQDLETMIARLNKEQEAMRQELTELDRIRNIPNIIKKCKQLKARAEAKMKAAQVRADQLIAGAEERAATRMQELTREAEGMAAGAKESLRVTKAQSAALLEEAESKAKEITREARKEAKEKTRKVEETLALAVDYAAEIRMMADKRAEAIADKAYESLRLHDHYADTVQAYKNTVDGYLGTYAVPASHLLDELADEFGFHKAGERLKLARQRTRIMEESGEAADCNYPPGWKRDYAINFVLSAFNGKVDSILSRVKPSNQGKQIQEIKDVFSLVNHNGNVFKGARIHGEFLESRLDEYKWAVAIQRLKDKQREEQRAIREQVREEEKARKELERALKQARRDEELLSRALEQARLEFEHATIEEKGVYEARLNELSAKLADAEEKNRRAVSMAQQTKCGHVYIISNPGSFGGDVFKIGLTRRLEPMDRVRELGNASVPFGFDVHAMIYSEDAPALEASLHRKFLPMQVNKVNRRKEFFRVGIHAIKAALDEMGLQARWTLTAEAREYKETLTLENAMRDDPQLRSKWLEEQAALEQSAVLGDEEEDDSIIEEEGEVEALP from the coding sequence ATGCTAAAGAAGCAAGACCTCGAGACTATGATCGCACGCCTCAATAAAGAACAGGAGGCAATGCGACAGGAACTGACAGAGCTAGATCGGATAAGAAATATACCAAATATAATTAAAAAATGTAAGCAGTTGAAAGCTCGTGCCGAAGCTAAGATGAAAGCTGCCCAAGTTCGGGCCGACCAACTGATCGCCGGAGCGGAAGAACGTGCGGCGACTCGGATGCAAGAGCTAACCCGCGAGGCGGAGGGAATGGCGGCTGGCGCCAAAGAGTCTCTCCGAGTCACAAAGGCCCAATCCGCAGCACTCCTCGAAGAAGCCGAATCCAAGGCAAAGGAAATCACCCGCGAGGCGAGGAAGGAGGCCAAGGAGAAGACCCGAAAGGTCGAGGAGACGTTGGCTTTGGCCGTAGATTATGCGGCCGAGATCAGGATGATGGCTGATAAGCGGGCTGAGGCGATTGCCGACAAAGCATATGAGTCACTTCGGCTTCATGACCATTATGCGGATACGGTACAAGCATACAAGAATACGGTGGACGGCTATCTGGGCACGTATGCGGTACCGGCTTCCCATCTTCTTGACGAACTCGCTGATGAATTCGGATTCCACAAAGCCGGCGAGCGCTTGAAACTGGCCAGGCAACGCACCAGGATCATGGAGGAGAGCGGCGAGGCCGCCGATTGCAACTATCCGCCGGGGTGGAAGCGAGACTACGCGATCAACTTCGTCCTCAGCGCCTTCAACGGCAAGGTTGACTCCATCCTGTCACGGGTCAAGCCTTCCAACCAAGGGAAGCAGATCCAGGAAATTAAAGATGTGTTCTCGCTGGTAAACCATAATGGAAACGTGTTCAAGGGGGCGAGAATCCACGGGGAGTTCCTCGAATCCAGGCTCGACGAATACAAGTGGGCCGTAGCCATCCAGCGATTAAAGGACAAGCAACGCGAGGAGCAGCGGGCCATCAGGGAGCAGGTTCGCGAGGAGGAGAAGGCGAGGAAGGAACTCGAACGGGCACTCAAGCAGGCACGTCGGGACGAGGAGCTTCTATCAAGGGCACTGGAGCAGGCCAGACTCGAATTCGAGCATGCGACCATTGAAGAGAAGGGAGTGTACGAGGCTCGACTCAATGAACTAAGCGCGAAGCTCGCGGATGCGGAAGAGAAGAATAGAAGGGCCGTATCCATGGCTCAGCAGACAAAATGTGGGCATGTGTACATAATATCGAATCCTGGATCGTTTGGAGGCGACGTCTTCAAGATCGGGCTCACCCGGAGACTGGAGCCCATGGACCGGGTCCGAGAACTCGGCAACGCCTCTGTCCCATTCGGTTTCGATGTCCATGCGATGATCTATTCGGAGGATGCCCCAGCCCTTGAGGCTTCGCTCCACAGGAAGTTTCTCCCGATGCAGGTTAACAAAGTTAATCGGCGGAAGGAGTTCTTCCGAGTCGGGATTCACGCCATCAAAGCAGCTCTCGACGAGATGGGCCTCCAAGCGAGGTGGACATTGACAGCGGAGGCTAGGGAGTACAAGGAGACACTCACACTCGAAAACGCCATGCGAGATGATCCCCAGCTCAGGAGTAAATGGCTTGAAGAGCAGGCGGCACTGGAGCAGAGTGCTGTCCTCGGGGATGAGGAGGAAGATGACAGCATCATCGAGGAAGAAGGGGAGGTAGAAGCTCTACCCTGA